The Vespa velutina chromosome 2, iVesVel2.1, whole genome shotgun sequence sequence GAGtttgtaaaattatgaatattaaataacctCTATAACAActatttcctttaaaaatactttaaaaattgttttctaattaattatcaaacaaATTCAACATACCTCCTCTATACTTATCACAATtacttaaatatttgattatataccCTGAAACATAGCTTCTATCATACGTAATTTATTCCGCTTATTACTGATTGAATAATCACAAGATCAAATACTATAGTAATTAAACAAACCATTATGTATATCGAATAGATTTATTTAGCACAttgattttcgaaaaaatttttccgcATCggtaaatagtaataaaatatataaataagaatataaagaattattaaatacttcTTTAACTCACCATAGCTTCCATAACCTTGAGTTGCTGCTGCAGGCTGGACATTATAACTGCTACCCCATTGAtgcggtggcggtggtgggATTTGCTGTTGTTGTGGTGGTCCTGGTGGTGCACCCCATCCTTGAGTATTATACTGGGTACTGTATCCAGCATATCCACCAGTTTGAGGACTTGTACCCCAACCTTGATATTGTTGCATCATATTTCCAGGAGGTCCCATAGGACCACCCATCATAGGTCCACCCATCTGACCATTCGGACCACCCATAGGTCCCATATTCCCAGCCATACCCATTGGCGGCCCACCTTGTTGAGGTGGACCCCATTGACCTTGATGACTATCATTCATTTTACTTGAAGAATCTCGTGGTTCAGCACGTTTAATTTCAACCTAGAAACAAGAGAGATAAACATAtaagttaatattaaatatacatatacatatacatatacatatacatatatatatatatatatatatatatatatatatatacacatatacatatatatttttttccgtaataataactttaaaacaATTGATCTATTAGCAATGCAGCCATGATTTTATacaagaaaagattaaaagatattGCTTATATTTCAGCTTAAAAAGTAAtcgttatcataataattaactaGTAAGTGATGACTATTAacctaataataaaagtacaaGTAGAGTACAGGTATTAATCAAGAGCTAGCAATACAATTTGCACTTAATGTATctgcataatatatacataaatattgcAGCATAGCTGATATTGCTTTAAAGTTGTATACTTATAATAAATCtactttaaattatataactgTCTTGCCCGAGTTTGCATAAATTGTGAATAGCTTATACAACGCTTTGTAACATTAAGAtctctaaatataaattattaataaataaactaataattCCTTtcaatacatacattataatcTACTTATATttggaaaagaataataatataatatatgtatgaggATACACTAATGATAATGTAATAgtgattaacaataatataatagctAAACAAAGATAATGAGAAGATTGTAACAATAACGTAAGAGTATTACAcagaatattattgaaataattttcacttAATCCTATATGAATTACCAATTTACTATCAAAATTTCAACAAATTATCTATTTACCATCAAAATTTCAACAAAATctcattttcatatatttgtccgaagataataaaacttttatattaattttaaaaacatataaatattacttcgATTAGTTCTAATATTAcaaagtttatattatatacattttcaaatcgtttaatgatatatgataaaaataaatttatgtgaTGAAAGACTAAAcctattatttaaatacgaaaataatttaagtaaaaaagtaataatagtatttaagtatttaaattctatttcttttatctttttttctacatcaTTGTTTGATACTGCTTATCCCTTATTTCCTATGTAGTAACCTGTACTTTCTTATACTTCTCTTTGTTCTATAagttattctatatataatatactaagTCTTCAATTTACGCATAATAATAACTTACTGctgtatatataactttacAGAGCATGTTACATATGACCGCATTATATACTAACAATTATTTCATCAATAGCCAccagttataataattaatttaattatattgaagTATCACATTTTTGTGtgtattacttctttttttctttttaatatttacatatatttggTTGAGTTGATCTGTACCTGTTTTCCATTTAAGCTGACAAAATGCTCCGCTACGCATCGGTCCACAGCATCTTCATCCTCAAAACTGAGAAAGCCGAATCCTGTCGTCCAAATGTGAGAGAATATCAAAAAATGCccgaaatatttatgaaaaatagtATTAGTCTTAAATACTTTCTAAAATGCGCTATAATGTACAACACTTATtacatgtaaattattaagagCATCGTATACATTATGATTGTGTtcttctattaaaatattcaaataaacaattacttaaaaattattgaattactatttttttttaatatatatgttcttaCTTTACTATTAACGCAAAGTAGGATGTAATTATACTGATGTATACgcaaataattttgattcatAACAGAAACACATGAATTTGTTGTGCTACATGTGTGAAaacttttgttatatttaaacatGCAAATATGCTCTAAAATTACAAGGCCAAGACTTACTTGTACTTaagatcaaaataaaaaatctgttAACAtactttttgttaatattaaagaaaaaatacaatgagAAGTGCATTTCAcagttttatatttgtattaaaatttcatgatGGCTGATTTAAAGAAGCTATGTTTTCATAACTTATATCAAAATCTTTACAATTTTaggaaatattcataaatgtaaatttaaaaacgtaatatgaaatttttaagtttgggaataaaataatagcatAAAGAATgagtattaacgatataaaaactAAGTAATTTTCTACGccatacaattttatttttttttttatcctctccCCCGTCATATATGAatgtaataaaagtatatgataaaataagtaataacgCTATAATAGTATCTAATTGTAAATCCAACTTATGTATCtgtaattcaatatttttataaaaagaagttGAAACTATTTaactatataacatataagTCAGATATTCTTTCTCAATTATAATCTCACAATAACTtaggaaaaatttatataaaattgctacaacataataaatacatatattatatgtgcattaatatattctgcttcattcaaaattatatcaacTTCTTGAATGCAGCCaccaaaaataatatctttaatagttaaaaagaaatatgtatacacacacacacacacacacgcacgcacgcacgcacgcacgcacatacacacactcttACGATgtggaaaattttatttctttattcattattcatctattattatgaaaattatttaatctatcAACCATATTAAAGTTACATATAATTGAAGAGGGTCGTATTACAATGATAGGTATGCATAATGCAAATAATTTTAGTAATATGTTGAGGAAACATAATAGTTTGGATGGTATTCATAATTACTATTACAgtgaaaaagtataattaaatgaatgattattttaataggcAATATGTAAAAAGGTATCTatagtaaaaacaaaatttacaaaacATCTTACCAACAGCTTAGATAACTTAAGTTATATTTAACTTATAGTAGCACAGCCTGACAAAGCCTTAAGCTACGCTTACTAACTCATACTGAGCAAAATATGTGTGTaggttaatttaatttaaaacattGTAATATGATaacattttgtaaaaatatgataatataaattggcATGGACTTgctacattaaataatatgtaacaataattatgacTATGTGTTAGACAGTTTCTAATACCAATAATCTTAAAGTAGTTCATAAGAAATATgcaaattatatgaaaaatatttaattagaaaattttaaattaaaaaatttgttttaaaataaagatacatCATCCACTTGCATACAGAggatgtattataattaaattttgtccTATTAAATACACTATCTATAAATTtaccaatgataataataggtGTGCTGCATTCAAGTCAGAATTTTTGATCCAATGAagtttaatttgattattaaaaaatatatatttaatatcgtttcaaaatatatttcctctATGATCATTaagcaaaaatataaaatttattttttctgatattatagatttattttatagacaAATATATTACTAAATATTTCTCAAGAATTCTGACTatgagtaaaaatatataaattattttcaatatgttttaatatacTCAAGCATTGGCTAATGCACTTTTCATAAAGTTTATATCATTACATCACTCaactataaattaaataataaagatataaaaatatgaataatgacTTAATGAAAAACTCCAGGAGAAGctgaacaaaaatataaaaggattaACTTAATGAAAATCGTGAAAACCAGTGCTTGTtcagaaaaaataatctctgAAAATTTAAAGTATACTAACctctcgatttctttttttcttgatcatACATAATGACAACTTCCATAACCTTCCCAAATCGAGTAAAGAAAGACCTTAAATCAGTTTCTGTCACATTACTTGGAAGGCCGCCAAGAAAAACTTTTGGAAAACCACCACTGCGTTTTGGTTTTTGTAGGGTACGTGGATTACATGGCTTTGGATCAATCTATACCAAtcacatattttataaaaaatttagtgATATTGACttcttttgttaaatatacatattctaaCAATTTTTGACAAGATTtgacattattttaattaatccttcataatatttatataaaataattattaaattactcACTGTACGTCCATCAAGTTGATGTGGTCCATTTTGAAGAACCAAAGGAACATTAGCAGGATCGCTAAATGTAACGAATCCAAATCCACGACTACGTCCAGATTCACTATTTTTCATAACAACACAATCAATTACTTCGCCATAACGACCGAAGTAACGTTGCAGATTTTCTTGCGTTGTCTCCCAAGACAATCCTCCAACAAAGAGTTTtctaaacaaaaaacaaacattATAAAACTCTTGtagtgataataaaaagtaatcatTTCTGTACTatcatttatgaaatattgtcCTTGATGATGAAAGCTtaactaaataaattattttacaatgatataagaatgaatattataaaacaagaataaatataattgcgaacggatatattaacaaattcatattttctgtaaaaataaaaaactggtcacaaaatttataacgatatgcATAATTGTGCATGCATTtgcaatagaaaagaataagagattacaaagaaaaatttcatataaaatgaaaactgCAATCTTGTCAATGTTCTAGTTAGTGTAATTTCATAAAAcgttagtaaaaaaaaaaaaaattgtgaggaagagaaaatcaaCGCGcgcatatatgcatgtaaaGATCTGCCGAAAGAGCGAAATTTGGTGTACTGGACGAAGCCGGTCAGAGAAAACGAACGGCATATGTGCTGGCGTTAACAAAACGGCCTCGAGGTGTGATAGCCAAGGGACTTTCGTTTTTTGCTCGCTTATACTTCATGATGCAAGcagagaaaaaagttaaacAGGAAAGATTTTGTCGTAGCACACGATGTATGATATTAAAACAAAGATGCGTGAAAACAAAATCTCGATGTAACGtgcaagagaaaatatttttctcgaaattcataaaaaaaaaaaaaatagtcgaTTGAAAAAGCATCGAGAGAATTGGCCACGATGCGCAAATGGAGTTCTCACGCAATAAACCCTATGGTCATGGTACGCGGCTTTCGACAATGAAATTACATTCGATtatgtacattttattttctacttaccccttttcgtcgtcgtccatTTCGGTCTTCACTCTCATAATATTTCACTTAAAACTACTAGAATGCTGTTAGTTTTAGGGTGCGAATGGGAATATGGCACGATGCTTTAGCGCGGACAAGGGTAATGGCTCCCCACAATGAACGCGACGTCGAGAACAGAATGTAAACGTAACGAAGCGACGCGCGTCACTTCCGTCTTGGTCACTAGTCAAATCAGCAGCGCAATGACCGATGTTTTCAGGAACGAACTAATTATTTCCGGTGCCCCTTTAACAATGTTTAATTacattcgtataaaaattttttttatctataactTGCACTTTAATCTATAACttgcattatttttaattattttcatgctAATATACTTGTTaggtatttattaataaattttatattttttagtcATTTTAATAACTACAAAGTTAAGCCAATGTTATAATTTCTATGTCTTTAGTTACttacaatatttacaatacTGTTAAAATTACTGTTATTTATCGAAACGATGTTAAATTCGTGAATGAAATTTAACATTAGACTTcttagatttttttaataaagcatGATATTCGTACAGTGTTCGAATGAATAccgttaatagaaaaataaatatgttatttgAATGACGTAGTTATCCTGGGTTCAACGATCTATCGTCACATTAGCTGATTCCCGCCATTTTGAGAAAGGTCTCGCGGTAGTTTGAATGTAAGATGCATTAAAGGCAATAAATAGAGTTAATACTCCTGTTTCTTTCGTCTTTGGAAAGTGTGGAATTGTATGTATACACGCAAGTTTCATATTTGCCGACCTGTTAACTTTACGTGGTAAGTACAAACAAACGTGTTCCGAAGTATACTTATTCTAAACTTGGGAATCGAACAGTGAACATCTTACTAATATAcagtttataaaataatttgtattttattacctaacataaaaaatattttttaattatttttattttgttcacAATTTAACTACATTCAAGGCCTATAAAttgatttacataaatattcaattgaatataaatgttaataatctATGGTCATCCACTTTATTTGTGTGTTTCATCCACTTTATTGTGGatgaaaaaatcataatattaaggttaattccttttctcttagATTTTATTGTGTACTtgttatatttcattgtataacttgtttaacgtaaaaatgaaaaaaaaaaatgtttgttattttaaaaatttcttttcttagatttaaacatttttcaaatcaatatttctattactgGTTCGTCAATCTTAATATCCTCATATCTCGCTCGATCGAGAATTGAGCGAAACCAATGAAAGATAATGTGAAATTTACGAAGCGTAAAGATTGTTCAATTCACTTCTCATTTCGACGGAAGTTCCTGCTTTACGGACGCAGAACTATAGCATAATGTTTTGCACTATTCTTACTCCGTAGCTCGTAATTGTAATATCTATTGATGTACATGTTTAATCATGTATGTGTATTGTGAACACAGACtcagaaaattatatatttaattcaaatgCACGGATGCATTTATAACCGACAGTTATTTTTACACGGTACACACGTGTTCTTTAATAGGCTCCCATTTACGGCCTATTGTGTCCATATAAGTGGCTATCAtattgtacatttttataagaatgtACACAGTGACTGTGAATTGAAAAATACTCTATCTAGTTtccaaaaaatattcaaacaaattaattttctatcattataacgatataaagtTTGTCGAAAATTAACCTTTAACCATCAATTATCTATTCTATCAAAAAGTATTATACTATCACgaatattacttattttttataggattataagataaatagtTTATTTGTATCATACTATGAAGCAACacttaaaataataagtataacatCTATACAAATCTTCCTAACCTCGAAGCGGTAACGCTTAGaatgtaaatgtataaaacGTCGAATGATCTGTCTAACGGTAACACAACTCTTCGATCATCGACCGAAGAAGGTCAAAAAGGTGATTGAGGACTTTCGAAGATTTCAAGGTTGCCGAGGTCAGGGACAAGGTAAAAAGCCTTCGAGACTCAAACGCaatagtatattataaattaatttagtaAAAGTGAAGAGCTTTTTAGagagtataataattattctttattattattaattcgtaataataattaattaaatattttagttttttatataatttgggatgaaaaaaagtataggAAGGTTTCGTTCTTCAAAATACACATGATAAACTCtattaaaagttttcaaataatcatttttaaatatcattcctCAACATAGTTCTTTGAAGATAAACGACTTTCTTCGTAACTTATTGGTTTTCAACAGATTAAGACGAACCATGTAGGTTTTCGGCTTTTC is a genomic window containing:
- the LOC124957905 gene encoding heterogeneous nuclear ribonucleoprotein 27C-like isoform X2, which translates into the protein MRVKTEMDDDEKGKLFVGGLSWETTQENLQRYFGRYGEVIDCVVMKNSESGRSRGFGFVTFSDPANVPLVLQNGPHQLDGRTIDPKPCNPRTLQKPKRSGGFPKVFLGGLPSNVTETDLRSFFTRFGKVMEVVIMYDQEKKKSRGFGFLSFEDEDAVDRCVAEHFVSLNGKQVEIKRAEPRDSSSKMNDSHQGQWGPPQQGGPPMGMAGNMGPMGGPNGQMGGPMMGGPMGPPGNMMQQYQGWGTSPQTGGYAGYSTQYNTQGWGAPPGPPQQQQIPPPPPHQWGSSYNVQPAAATQGYGSYGGPAAAASGGYGPTAGTGGAAGGGPGGSWNSWNMPQNGPPPGTQPPPQPPQPNSSQPNSNSNPSGPQGDMYSRQTTGSGAPGTSSSSAKTPDYSGYSAYGNYADTTYPQQRSYTGGESNQDTSPIPKFKNTETGSPTFIPNGDAAPGPQRFSLTQHTNYHPYRR
- the LOC124957905 gene encoding heterogeneous nuclear ribonucleoprotein 27C-like isoform X4 — translated: MRVKTEMDDDEKGKLFVGGLSWETTQENLQRYFGRYGEVIDCVVMKNSESGRSRGFGFVTFSDPANVPLVLQNGPHQLDGRTIDPKPCNPRTLQKPKRSGGFPKVFLGGLPSNVTETDLRSFFTRFGKVMEVVIMYDQEKKKSRGFGFLSFEDEDAVDRCVAEHFVSLNGKQVEIKRAEPRDSSSKMNDSHQGQWGPPQQGGPPMGMAGNMGPMGGPNGQMGGPMMGGPMGPPGNMMQQYQGWGTSPQTGGYAGYSTQYNTQGWGAPPGPPQQQQIPPPPPHQWGSSYNVQPAAATQGYGSYGGPAAAASGGYGPTAGTGGAAGGGPGGSWNSWNMPQNGPPPGTQPPPQPPQPNSSQPNSNSNPSGPQGDMYSRQTTGSGAPGTSSSSAKTPDYSGYSAYGNYADTTYPQQRSYTGGESNQGSLFPRRPVHFFDWMMRGLWT
- the LOC124957905 gene encoding heterogeneous nuclear ribonucleoprotein 27C-like isoform X6; amino-acid sequence: MRVKTEMDDDEKGKLFVGGLSWETTQENLQRYFGRYGEVIDCVVMKNSESGRSRGFGFVTFSDPANVPLVLQNGPHQLDGRTIDPKPCNPRTLQKPKRSGGFPKVFLGGLPSNVTETDLRSFFTRFGKVMEVVIMYDQEKKKSRGFGFLSFEDEDAVDRCVAEHFVSLNGKQVEIKRAEPRDSSSKMNDSHQGQWGPPQQGGPPMGMAGNMGPMGGPNGQMGGPMMGGPMGPPGNMMQQYQGWGTSPQTGGYAGYSTQYNTQGWGAPPGPPQQQQIPPPPPHQWGSSYNVQPAAATQGYGSYGGPAAAASGGYGPTAGTGGAAGGGPGGSWNSWNMPQNGPPPGTQPPPQPPQPNSSQPNSNSNPSGPQGDMYSRQTTGSGAPGTSSSSAKTPDYSGYSAYGNYADTTYPQQRSYTGGESNQGY
- the LOC124957905 gene encoding heterogeneous nuclear ribonucleoprotein 27C-like isoform X3 is translated as MRVKTEMDDDEKGKLFVGGLSWETTQENLQRYFGRYGEVIDCVVMKNSESGRSRGFGFVTFSDPANVPLVLQNGPHQLDGRTIDPKPCNPRTLQKPKRSGGFPKVFLGGLPSNVTETDLRSFFTRFGKVMEVVIMYDQEKKKSRGFGFLSFEDEDAVDRCVAEHFVSLNGKQVEIKRAEPRDSSSKMNDSHQGQWGPPQQGGPPMGMAGNMGPMGGPNGQMGGPMMGGPMGPPGNMMQQYQGWGTSPQTGGYAGYSTQYNTQGWGAPPGPPQQQQIPPPPPHQWGSSYNVQPAAATQGYGSYGGPAAAASGGYGPTAGTGGAAGGGPGGSWNSWNMPQNGPPPGTQPPPQPPQPNSSQPNSNSNPSGPQGDMYSRQTTGSGAPGTSSSSAKTPDYSGYSAYGNYADTTYPQQRSYTGGESNQESISLSVHRQRRRHRQPNINKSTLYLQAKLDRV
- the LOC124957905 gene encoding heterogeneous nuclear ribonucleoprotein 27C-like isoform X1, whose product is MRVKTEMDDDEKGKLFVGGLSWETTQENLQRYFGRYGEVIDCVVMKNSESGRSRGFGFVTFSDPANVPLVLQNGPHQLDGRTIDPKPCNPRTLQKPKRSGGFPKVFLGGLPSNVTETDLRSFFTRFGKVMEVVIMYDQEKKKSRGFGFLSFEDEDAVDRCVAEHFVSLNGKQVEIKRAEPRDSSSKMNDSHQGQWGPPQQGGPPMGMAGNMGPMGGPNGQMGGPMMGGPMGPPGNMMQQYQGWGTSPQTGGYAGYSTQYNTQGWGAPPGPPQQQQIPPPPPHQWGSSYNVQPAAATQGYGSYGGPAAAASGGYGPTAGTGGAAGGGPGGSWNSWNMPQNGPPPGTQPPPQPPQPNSSQPNSNSNPSGPQGDMYSRQTTGSGAPGTSSSSAKTPDYSGYSAYGNYADTTYPQQRSYTGGESNQGTGYGSSSLASVPAAPGTNDSYSGGGPQRGYSGTSSSFNNYHPYRR
- the LOC124957905 gene encoding heterogeneous nuclear ribonucleoprotein 27C-like isoform X7; protein product: MRVKTEMDDDEKGKLFVGGLSWETTQENLQRYFGRYGEVIDCVVMKNSESGRSRGFGFVTFSDPANVPLVLQNGPHQLDGRTIDPKPCNPRTLQKPKRSGGFPKVFLGGLPSNVTETDLRSFFTRFGKVMEVVIMYDQEKKKSRGFGFLSFEDEDAVDRCVAEHFVSLNGKQVEIKRAEPRDSSSKMNDSHQGQWGPPQQGGPPMGMAGNMGPMGGPNGQMGGPMMGGPMGPPGNMMQQYQGWGTSPQTGGYAGYSTQYNTQGWGAPPGPPQQQQIPPPPPHQWGSSYNVQPAAATQGYGSYGDMYSRQTTGSGAPGTSSSSAKTPDYSGYSAYGNYADTTYPQQRSYTGGESNQGTGYGSSSLASVPAAPGTNDSYSGGGPQRGYSGTSSSFNNYHPYRR
- the LOC124957905 gene encoding heterogeneous nuclear ribonucleoprotein 27C-like isoform X5, translating into MRVKTEMDDDEKGKLFVGGLSWETTQENLQRYFGRYGEVIDCVVMKNSESGRSRGFGFVTFSDPANVPLVLQNGPHQLDGRTIDPKPCNPRTLQKPKRSGGFPKVFLGGLPSNVTETDLRSFFTRFGKVMEVVIMYDQEKKKSRGFGFLSFEDEDAVDRCVAEHFVSLNGKQVEIKRAEPRDSSSKMNDSHQGQWGPPQQGGPPMGMAGNMGPMGGPNGQMGGPMMGGPMGPPGNMMQQYQGWGTSPQTGGYAGYSTQYNTQGWGAPPGPPQQQQIPPPPPHQWGSSYNVQPAAATQGYGSYGGPAAAASGGYGPTAGTGGAAGGGPGGSWNSWNMPQNGPPPGTQPPPQPPQPNSSQPNSNSNPSGPQGDMYSRQTTGSGAPGTSSSSAKTPDYSGYSAYGNYADTTYPQQRSYTGGESNQGSKYHEDFHPKKPRT